The window AGTGAAGTATGGTTCGAAAATACGATCGAGCGTCTCAGCCGGGATCCCGCAACCAGTATCAGCCACAGTCAGTTTCAGCCACCCCTTGCCACTGCTGTCAACCCTGTCACGTTCAAGCTTGACGGAAAGGGTGCCGTGATTGCCTGCCATAGCGTGGGCACTATTAGTACAAAGGTTCATCAAAATCTGGTGAATCTGTACCGGGTCAACAGAGACAATCCCGCACTGTTCCTCAATATCCTCTACAATGGCGATGGTGGACGGAATAGTGACCCGCATCAACTTAAGAGCTTCTTTCACTATCGGCTGAATATACAGAAGACTCTCTTTCTGCTCGCTGGCGCGGGAGAAAGTGAGGATCTGCTCTACCAGGCTTTTTGCTCTTTTCGCTGCCCTGAGGATACCATCGAGATACTCGAGTACCACCTCATCGGCATTGGCGTTTCGCATAAACTTAAGCCGGATGATCTCCGAATAGCCCATAATTGGCGTAAGTATATTATTGAAGTCATGGGCGATTCCACCTGCGAGGGTACCGATGGCCTCCATTTTCTGGGTATGCCTCAACTGCTTTTCAAGTCGCATCTTTTCTGTGACATCGCGGCCAATGACCACCACAGATACGATGAGGCCATGGTTGTCACGTACCGGCGTCCCTGTAAGTTCATAGACCCGCTCTTCACCGCTACAGGTCTGCAACTCGAACTGCTGGATGGTAGTCTGCGTTTTACCGGATAGAAGGCTCTTGGGAACAGCACAGGACTTGCAAGGCTGACATCGGCGGCAAAACAGCTCATGACACGTCTTGCCAATGGGGTCTTCGGACAATTCCCTGACTTTCTCATTTGCCCATATGAGTTTTTCATCAGTAGCGAACAAGCAGAGAATTCCAGGAAAACCCTCAAGGATTGCCTGCTTTTCAGACTCACTCACCTGCAGGGCTGTCTTGATGGCGTTTAACTCAGAAAACTCAAGAAGTGCCACAAGAATCCCGAATACACCTCCATCCCCATCGGTAAGCAGTGATTTTTTCATCACCACCTGGACAGGTACCCCTCTCGCACTTGATATCTCGATCTCGTGTGATACTCTGCCGCCGGAGGCAATGAGCTGTTTGTCGATCTCCCGGACACGACCTGCAGACCTGGGTGCAAACAGGTTATATGGGTCAAGCCCATGGTAATTAAGGGGCAGGTCACCTACCAGTTCATAAAAAAGCTGATTGCCGCAGACAAATATCCCATCATCATTTATAAGAAAACAAGGGACAGCAACAGCATTTACAACCGATTCCATAGAGAGGCCGGGCTGGGCAAGGCTACCGTTAGAATTTTTTTCATCAACCTGGGTAGACACAGACTGCTGAACCGATCCTGAAGTGTTCTTCATATCCATTTTGCAATAGCACGCAAGCCCTGTTTTCTCTTGAGTATTTTGTCAAAAAAAATAAAAAGCATTTTATTTTGTATCTTTACCGCATTTAACGTTCTCTACTCCACCGCCAAAATGGTTGTCGGAGTAGAGGGCCATACAGCGTCATCTTCAGCATGTCGGCAGTACGCACCTTAGCTCCCCCAAGGATATAAACTCGTATTCTTCAGGTTCCTGTAAGGTATTACCCAAAAACCTTAAACCCGACACGGACTCAACTGGCGGGAACTTTGGGCGGGGCGAGCTTTCAGCCGGCGGCCTCTGCCGCGAGCATAAATACCACCATGTGGAAAATTATCTGAAACTTGCAATATTAACAGAATGTTTAGTCTTTACAACTGCTTTGTTTCCATGATTTTCATCTGCCCTTTTTCTTGACTCTTCACTCCTTAATCGGTAGTGTTTATGGTTTTAGATCGTTCAGAAACGCAGAATATGCACAACCAATAGAAGTTGATTATGAAAAGACCAGGATTAATTACAGAGAACAGCCAACCCGAAAAACCTGAGATAGAATACCCTTGCGACTGGGTATACAAGGTGATAGGGGAAGATCCGACGGTATTGAAAGAAATAATAATTACCGCATGTGCGCCTACCCAGGTTCTGATCAACCACTCCCACACCAGTTCCAAAGGCAAATATCACAGCCTCAACGCCAGCCTCATGGTAGAGGATGAGAAACAACGGTTGCAAATTTACGACTTATTAAAAAATCATCCGGCCGTGAAGGTCGTACTTTAATTCCAAATCATGAGCAGCGAATCTTTAGAAAAACAATCACAGCTTATAAGTGCTCTTCGCGAGGGAGTGGCCGTCGTACAGATGATCTTCTTTAAAGAAGTACGTGCCACAGTTGGTGAGAAATTCAGCGATAAGGACCCTGGCTTTATTTCCATGCTGGCCGGGGCGGTTATCAACGAGGTTTTCGGAACCGTCAATCCGGAGCAGAGATTCGCAGACTTTCGAAAGGGCAACAGAGGGACGATAGAGCAGGAGCTGATCAGCCTGAAAACTGACCACGCTGGTCTGTTGCCGGCCTTAACCGATGCACTGAGAATTCAGGTGCTCTGCGACAACCAGGAAGGCTCGGACAGCTCAGACATACTCAAGCAGGCAGACACCCTGGGAATCCTCCAAGAAGACCGCACAGTCCCCATGCCCTCAACCTTTATGACCCTGGTTCGTGGCCTTGGGGAACAGCACAACCTGATTATCGCCCCGGTTCAGATCACCCCGGAACAGGATAAGCAGCTCGTCCACTAAGACGCATTTCCCATCATGATGTGTGAAGACCAGAAAGCCTGATTACTTTCAATGCATTGAAAGTAATCAGGCTTTTATTTTTTCGGTAAAATGTTCACTGGAGGCGTGCAGCTGGTAACGGTTCTGCGGTTAAGTCCACCAGATTATACAGCCCTGGCCTGATCTGTATTTACGAAGGGATACATTCATCACGTCCCACCCGGACCTGAATAACGCCACGAACAGAGTTACAGACAAACACTGCCTCGGCCGCATAGACATCCTCCCGGGTCAATATTTTCTCCACCAGCTCGATATTGTTGTCTTCCAGTAACTTTCTGCGCATCACTCCGGCCAGAAGTCCACTCGTTACTGGTGGAGTAAGATAACGACCATCCTTATAGATAAAGATATTCGTGATCGCACCTTCCGTCACCTCACCTTTCTCGTTGGTAAAAAGCAGATCAAGACACCCCTCTTGTCCCGCCCGTCGCATGCCCGCGTCATAGATATCACGCTGCGTCGTCTTGTGCAAAAATGCCGACTGCATGGAATTAACAGTCTCACTGGCAAATTTAACCAATGGTATTTCTCTGGTTTTATCGTCCGGGCATACCGGCAAAGCTACTTTGAGTGGCGGTTCGCATTCAACCGAGCTGACCGTGACTGCACCATCTTTTGCCAGGAGCAAACGGACCCTGCGGACTCCGGAATGATCTGCCACATGGCTATCCAGGGCTTCGACCAACTCCTCCATGTTGAAGTTGAAGTGGTAATACCGGGCCGAGGCGGTCAACCGCTCCAGATGCTCAGTTCGCAACCAATAGCCTTCACCGCTTTGCCAGAGGAGAGTTTCGATAAGCTGAAACTCAGGAGCGGGATTGGTAAGAAACCTTCCCTTCAATAGCGCTTCACGCCACTCATCGCGGGGGTCGGAATCATGGGTTATACCTCCGCCCACACCCATTTCTCCACGAAAGCCATTACCGTTCTCCGAGAGCACAAGAGTCCTGATGGGGACATTAAACACAGCATCTCCATCGGGTGTGAGAAAACCAATTGCTCCGGTATATACTCCACGTGGCTCCTTTTCGAGTTCGTGGATAATCTCCATGGTACGGATTTTGGGGGCACCCGTGATCGATCCGCAGGGAAAAAGCCCTTTGAAAAGATTGTTGAGAGTGATCGAGCTTTCCTTTTCAGAAATACCGTCAATAGTTGAGGTCATCTGGAGCAGACTCTCGTATGGTTCGACGTCAAAAAGAGAGCGAACCCGAACCTCTCCGCCACCCGCCTCATGCAACACCCGGCCGAGATCATTTCTGAGCAAGTCAACGATCATCACATTCTCGCTTCTGTTCTTCTGATCGCTATGCAGGAATGCACAAGCCTGTGCATCTTCCAGGCCGTCCCTGCCACGGGCCAGAGTGCCTTTCATTGGCCGAACAGTGAGCCTGTTCCCGCTCTTTTTGAAAAATAATTCCGGCGAGAAGGACATCACCCGCTCAGCCCCCCAGCGAATATAGGCACCGTAAGAGACAGATTGGTTTCTCCTGAGTACCTTGTAAAGAGCTTCAGGTGACCCACCCAGGTTGAACAGTAATTTCAGTGTATAATTGACCTGATATGTATCACCTGCCCGAATATACCTGAGCACCGCGTCGAGCGCCTCAAGATATTCTCCCTCGCTTATACTTGGTGATATTTCAGATATTTCATATGATTTCAAACTGTCGATTGGTGAACATTCGGGCAATTTGAAATTGTGGTTTCCATTTTGGTGGTCAAAATACCAAGGGGTTGTATATACGCCGAGGTCAGCGACCAAAGTTTTGCCACCCCGTGGTATATTTTTCAGACCGGAGATTTTGCTGATCAGGGTAGTACCAAACTCATATCCGAACCAACCGGCAACGTAATAGCCTTTATCCAACCACTGTTGCACCTGCTGCAAAAAGGCTTCACCACAGTCAGATATATCACATCGCAACCTGGTTACCGGTTCTACGAAAATGTAACTTTTTGTATTGTCCTCACCAGGTTTTGCAGTGTCAAAGTAAGCGAATTGTTCAACTTGTGCTAAATGGCACAAAAGCTTGTTAAGAAGGGTATTTGAAGTGGTTTGCATAAAGCTCCTTAGAAACCTCGTTTCCTACTTGGTCCCACCATCATACCTATCTCCTGAAATTAAAGAGAAAAAGAGTACATGGCAGAAACCACGATGCGCAAATCTCAGCCTTTAGACCAATTCCTTTATTGCGTGGCTAAAGCAAATACCATATATTAATTGCCCAGTTTATTAAAGCCCGACATGATAAATTTCATGCGACTTTCAAACCCAGTTTGAGGTATTATGGAGCTCAGGAAGCAAGAGTAAATGAGCTATTCATTTCTCGTTATGCACCCTGCGCATCACGGTCGGATTAAGTTCGTTGTAGGTGGAGTAGTTGCGCTATAATCAACTTGCTGTTGACGCCTGTTTGTTTTTGACAATCCGGCGCGTCTACCGCAAGGGATGAGGGACGGAATTTCAACACGATATTCTCAAGTAAGCCGATCATTGCCATTCATCAGTTCTCGCTGCAGGCATTCAACCGGTACTACCCCCAGGCGCACAGGAAACCAGGTAGGTTTCACCGGAAATGAGCCGGACCTTCACAGGATAGCACATTTTTTGATTTTATTGTGGCGCATTAGTCACAGGTTTGTTTCTGCCATTTTTGTGTATCAGGCAGAACGCACTCAAACTCGAGACATCTTAAAGGAGAACAGCAAATGTCGCGTAAAATGGTAACTATTGATGGCAACCAGGCATGTACCCATGTCGCATATGCCACGAGTGAGATTATCACCATTTACCCAATCACACCGTCCTCACCGATGGCAGCCGATTCTGACGCCAAGGCAGCTCACGGCCAGGAAAACATCTGGGGCACGGTGCCTGTTGTAACTCAGATGCAGTCCGAGGCGGGTGTTGCCGGTGCAGTACACGGATCCCTCACCACCGGCGCACTGTGTACCACCTTCACCGCATCACAGGGTCTTCTTCTGATGATCCCGAACATGTACAAAATTGCCGGTGAGCTTACTCCGACCGTATTCCACGTGTCTGCCCGTGCACTTGCCTACCAGGGTCTCTCCATCTTCGGCGATCACTCTGATGTCTACGCTGCTCGTCAGTGCGGCTGGGCTATGCTCTGTGCGCAGAACGTTCAGGAATGTATGGACATGGCACTGATCGCCACCCAGGCCACCCTGAAGTCCAGAATTCCGTTCATGCACTTCTTTGACGGTTTCCGTACCTCCCATGAGGTTCAGAAAATTGAAGAGCTCACATTTGACGATATGCGTGCCATTGTTGACGAGGACCTCGTTAACGAGCATCGCACCCGCGCTCTTACTCCGGATTGCCCATCTATTCGCGGTACCGCTCAGAACCCGGATGTAAACTTCACCGGTCGTGAGACCGTGAACAAGTACTACGACGCCACTCCTGCCATCGTTCAGGACACCATGGACAAGCTCGCAGAGCTCACCGGTCGTCAGTACAACCTGTTCGATTACTACGGTGCTCCCGATGCAGAAGACGTCATTGTTATCATGGGTTCCGGTGCTGAGACTGTAAGTGCCACCATCGACTACATGGTCGCCCAGGGCGAAAGAGTCGGTATGGTTATCGTTCGCCTGTACCGTCCGTTCGACGCTGCGGCAATGGTTAACTCCCTGCCAAAAACCGTTGAGCGCATCACTGTTCTCGATCGTACCAAAGAGCCTGGTTCAATCGGCGAGCCGCTGTACCTCGACGTTCGCGCTGCAGTAGCAGAGGCAGTAGAAGCTAACCCAACCGCTATTCCACCAGTAATTTTCTCTGGTCGTTACGGTCTTGGTTCTGCAGAATTCACCCCTGCAATGGTTAAAGCTGTATTCGAAAATGCTTCTGCCATGGCTCCGAAGAAGAGATTCTGCGTTGGTCCACACGACGACGTATCCTTCACCAGCCTTGACTACGATGCAGACTTCAACATTGAAAGCGCCGACGTCTACCGCGCGCTGTTCTACGGTCTGGGTTCTGACGGTACCGTAGGTGCCAACAAGAACACCATCAAGATCATTGGTGCTGAGACCGACAACGCCGCTCAGGGTTACTTTGTATACGACTCCAAGAAGTCCGGTTCCATCACCACCTCTCACGTACGTTTCGGTGACAACAAAATCGCCGCTCCATACCTGATCAATAAGGCAAACTTCATCGCCTGCCATAACTTCACCTTCCTCGACAGCTACGACATGCTCTGCAATCTCGAAGAAGGCGGCACCTTCCTGTTGACCTCCGGTTACAACAAGGATGAAGTATGGGCCAAAATGCCTAATCGCGTTCAGAAAGACCTCGTTGATAAAAAAGCGAAGTTCTTCGTCATCGACGCAATCGCTCTTGGCCAGGCTCTCGGTCTTGGTGCCCGCATCAACATGATTATGCAGACCGCATTCTTCATGATCTCCGGCATCCTCTCCAAGGAAGACGCTGTTCGCTCAATTAAAAACGCGATCAAGAAGACCTACGGCACCAAAGGCGATAAAGTCGTTCAGATGAACTACGATGCGGTTGACGCTGCCATCGAAAACATCGTTGAAGTGGAAGTTAAAAACGATATCACCGGTCACGAACTGCCTCCGACCGTTCCAGCTGATGCTCCGGAATTCGTTAAAAAGGTTACCGCCAAAATCATCGAAGGCAAAGGCGACAAGCTGAAAGTCTCCGAACTGCCAGACGATGGTACCTGGCCGACCGCCACCACCCAGTACGAGAAGCGTAACATCGCTGTTAACGTACCGAAGTGGCTCTCTGAAAACTGTATCCAGTGTGGCCAGTGTTCCTTTGTATGTCCTCACGCTTCCATCCGCACCAAGATCGTACCTGAGCTGGCAAACGCCCCTGAGGGTGTTGTTGGTCTCAACGCGGTTGGCAAAAACTTCAAGGGCCAGCAGTTCACCCTGCAGGTCTTCACCGAAGACTGTTGTGGCTGTACCCTCTGTGTAAGCGTATGTCCTGCCAAGACCAAGGCTCTGGAGATGACCCCGAACACCGAGGAACTGCGTACCATTGAGAAGCCTAAGGTTAAGTACTTCCTCGAACTGCCTGAGATCGATCCTGCTCTCATCAGCCCGGCCACCGTTAAAGGCAGCCAGCTGCTCCGTCCTCTGTTCGAGTTCTCCGGTGCATGTGCAGGCTGTGGCGAGACTCCATACGTCAAGCTCGTATCCCAGCTGTTCGGTGACAGAATGGTAGTAGCTAACGCTACCGGTTGTTCTTCCATCTACGGCGGTAACCTGCCGACCACTCCGTACGCCAAGCGTGCAGACGGCCGCGGACCTGCCTGGGCTAACTCCCTGTTCGAAGACAATGCCGAGTTCGGTATCGGTATGCGCTTCACCGCCAATAAGCTTGGTGCTCAGGCTCTTGAGCTGGTAGCCAAACTTGCTGACGAAGGTTCTATATCTGCAGAGCTCGCTGAGAAGATCAAAGCTGCTCCACAGAAAACCCAGATGGACATCGAAGCACAGCGTGCCAACGTGGCCGAGCTGAAAGATGCTCTCAAAGACAGCTCTTCTATTTTCGCTAAGCGCCTGCTGCCAATCTCAGACTATATCGTGAAGAAGTCTGTATGGATTATCGGTGGTGACGGTTGGGCATACGATATCGGTTACGGCGGACTCGATCACGTACTCGCTTCCGGCGAGAACGTTAACGTTCTGCTTCTTGACACCGAGGTATACTCCAACACCGGTGGCCAGATGTCTAAGTCTACCCCGCGTGCTGCTACCGCACAGTTCGCATACGGTGGCAAGAAGTCTGCCAAGAAAGATATCGGTATGATCTTCTCTACCTACGGCAACGTATACGTAGCTCACGTTGCTATGGGTGCAAATCCTGCCCAGACCGCTAAAGCGATTGCAGAAGCTGAAGCATATGACGGACCTTCCCTGATTATTGCTTACTCACACTGCATCAACCACGGTATCAACATGGCAAACGGCCTCGAGCAGCAGAAGAAAGCTGTTGCATGTGGTCACTGGCCGCTGTACCGCTACAACCCAGAGCTCGAGGAAGCTGGCAAGAACCCACTGACCATCGACTCTAAAGAGCCTACCCTCGGTTTCGGTGATTACATCCTCAGCGAGAACCGTTACAAGATGCTCAAGCGCATCAATCCTTCAGAAGCTGACGGGCTCATCGCTCAGGCAGAGAAGGATGCAATGAAGGCCTGGAAGTTCCTCAAAGGTCGTCGCGACGCTCTCGAGCCGGAGTCTACCGAAGAGTAATATCAAGGACTTGAAAGTGCTAAGGGCCCTCGATCCAGAGGGCCTTCAGAACTGACTTAAGTCACTGGTTAAAACTCAAAAAGGGGCTTTTCCTATATAGGAAAAGCCCCTTTTTTTATAACTAAACAGCAAGCTTACCGAAAGACAGCAGCATAAAAAAAGGCCGCTTCCAGATAACGGAAGCGGCCTTTTAATGAAACGAAGAGGAAAAGAACTATTTCTTTTCCAGTTTCAGATCGTCAATATCCTCTTTCAGGGCTTCATACTGTCTGATCGCCTGGAGCACTGAATCATCCTGCTCCTGCTTCATCTCGCTTACCTTAGCCTGAATCTTCTCCTCTCGTATTTTCAAGTCATCATCCTGCACGCCAAAAAGGCTTGAGGCAAGATAGCGGAAGGAGAACAGCATCAGTTCCACGTCATCTTCCTTGATCTTCTCAAGCAGTTCCTCTGGAACTATGTAGGTGGAAAGGAAAGAACTCTCGAAAATAAAACGACGAAAAGTAGCAAGATCGGTAGAGGCCATAAAAAACATACGCTTGGCCTGCTCAGACAGGGTTGCCTGCTTGCCATGGGACTTGCGGCGCATTACGAGTCGCAACCACTCCCGGTTCATCTCATCACGAACATCAACACCCTGGTCTTCACGCCACTCGCGAACGGTCCACTCTTTATCTTCTTCGTGACCCTTGCAGTAATCTTCCTTAACGACGAAATAGAATTTATCGTCTGCTCCGAAAGTCTCATTGCCGTCAGCGTCTTTCTGACCACCCTCGTGAAAATCCGCCATGCCAACCGGATAATAGCGGCAGGCCGATGGACGATCAGTGTAAACGGTACACCCATCCGGAGTCACAAAAGGACATTTGTTGTCTTCCTCGCGCATCTTGATCATGACACCGGGCATATCGGTGTTCTCAAGATACGTGGGCAGCGTATACTGCTGCAGGAATTCATGGGCCGGCACGCCAAGTCGCTTGCTCAAAATCAGGATGTCATACGGAGTCAGCACAATCTTGATTCCACCACAACAGGCTGTAAAGCAACTCACACCAGGATGACAACGGAACTTGATCTTACTGTCCAGAGTCAACTTCTTGGGCATGATGTTCGACGGATTTTTGTCCTTACCAAAGAGAGCTTTCTCTTTAGTCATATTCTGCTCATTACTCATCACATCACCTTATATTAAAATGGTTACTCAGTTCCATGATATTTCCTGCATTTCGCGGGAGGGTAGTATAATATACTGCTGGCAACGTTGTGTCAAACCCAATTCAAAGGACCTAATTTCTGGTAACTACGCTGTTCCGGAAGCTAAATAAATTTCGCTTGAGTACTACTACTTAGCGCCTCACCTATTCTTTCCCCTTGCGGTTTTACCCGAATGTTCGTATATCAACATTCGGATTATGAAACTTCCTGCTTGACTTGCAGTACGGAAACACCAGGTTCTTCCCCCCTCGAGGTAATACATTTCATGAAAGTATTTTTTCCCCCTATTGATTTATCAGCAGCAAGCACAATCGTTTATCATGTTCCAGGAGGCCCGGCCCTCACTGTTAATCTCGACGGTGTAGAAGAGTATATCGACCTCGAGCTGGAGATGGGACACGTGTGTGACACATCGGATATTGACGGAACTGTACACTTTTTTCCCAGGGGCAACGCCTAAGCTTGAACTTTATCCACCCGGTCACCCGCCCTTCCCTGACTGCTCTTCACTGGCCGACCTCATAATTCGCACTCAGCTGAATTTTGCGGCCATAGATTTACCATGACCATTACCCATTTTTCTATCGATACCAGCTCCGACGGGCATGTACACACTAAGCTGTGCAATCATGCCACCGGTGAGATGGAAGAGTACGTTCTCTCCGCCATAGATCGCGGTCTGAGAGAAATGTATTTTTTGGAACATCTTGAAGCAGGTGTGAATTACGCCCCCAGAACCTGGCTCACCGAAGCTGATTTTGCCTACTATTGCGAGGAGGGGGAGCGACTTCGCCGGAAATATGCAGACCGCATATCTGTGAATATCGGTATCGAACTTGGTTACAACTCCAGCCACAGCAAGGAGCTTCTAACAGGCGCGCGGGCCAAACCGTGGGATAGAATTGGCTTATCCTGCCATTTTCTGCAGATTCCCGGCTCTAATAAGCATATCAACCTGCTCAGTCGCAAACAGGAGAACATCGATCGCGCCAGGGAGTATGGTCTTGGGACTCTGCTCAGCCTCTATTACGACACCTTATTAGAAGCAGTGGAAAATATTCCGGCGGATGTACTTTGCCATCTCGACGCGCCTTTGCGCTATAGTGGTCCTATTCAACTAACCGACTATCACCTTGAGCAGATTGACCGGTTACTTACCGCCGTCAAAGCCAAAGGCATGGCCATGGAGATCAATACTTCGGGTATCCCGATCCGTAAAGAACCTTTCCCTGCCAAGCCCCTGGTAAAAATGGCTCTTGATCATGGGATTCAACTTGTGGCCGGCTCCGATTCACACAAACCGGAGGATATAGGCCGACATTTTGACGAACTCGAAATTTATATCGCCGAAGTGAAGGCTTTATAACTCGATTATCTCCGCTTTTATCCATAAAAAAATCCCCGTATGGCATATGCCGTACGGGGATTTTTTTTAAGCTCTATTAGCGTTGTTATTCAGGCAACCAATCTGCGCCCATGCGACGGATCACATTGAAACCACCGGGCAATACAAAGTGGTTCTTCTTGCCAACCGAATCGAGAAAAACCTGAACCTCGTATGAACGGGAACCTGCATTGCAGAAAATGATCAGGGTCTTATCATCCGGCAGCTCATTGTAACGTTCACGTATCTGCTCATACGGCAATGAGTTCCAGATCTCTTTACCGTGCTTTTCCTCAAACGGTGCTACCTGCTTGGGATGACGCACATCGAGCACCTGCCAGTCAGGTTTGCTGGAATGATCGGCCATCCAGGCAAAAAACTCAGACATCTGGATCTGACGCATCCTGCCGTCACAAATGTTGTCTGCTACATAGCCCGCCGCGTTGATCGCATCGATGGCTGGTGAGAATGGTGGTGCGTAGGCCATTTCCAGATTGCCGAATTCATCGATGGTGGCACCGCCTGCGATAGCCACCGCTGCAGCATCAATGCGAGCGGAGAGTCCATCATTCATCGGGCCGACACCTTCCAGGCCCAGCACTTTTCTGGTTCTGCGGTCAAAAACCAGCTCAAAGCAAATAATATCCTGGCCTGGAAAAAAGTGTGCCCTGTCTGATGGTGAAGTAAGAGAAGTATCGGCATCGTAACCTTCAGCCAAAGCCTCTTTCAGACTCAAACCAACAGAGCCGATAGAGATCTCAAAAGCTTTCATGATGAACGCCCCTGCGCTTCCCTTGAATAAAGACGGAATGCCAGCCATATTGTCCGCAGCCACACGACCTTCCCTGTTGGCCAGGCTACCGAAAGGAGCAACGAAACGCTTTCCTGTCACCAGGTGTGGAATTTCTACACAGTCACCCGCTGCATAGATGTTTGCATCTGAAGTCTGCATCCGCTCGTTCACCACAATACCACCGGTGGCTCCAACCTGAAGGCCGGCATCAACTGCAAGCTGAGAACGTGGGCGAACACCCGCTGCCATAATGACCAGATCGGCTTCCAGGGTGCGGTTAGCAGTGCGAACACCTGTCACCTTGCCGGCTTCGCCTACAATCTCCTCGGCGGCCTCGCCCAGATAGACCTCGACGTTGTTATCCCTGAGATGTTTGGTGAGAATTGCAGCCATATTGGTGCCTACCGCTTTGGGCAGCAGTTGATCCATGAATTCGACAACTGCCGTCTCTACCCCCCATAGATCGGTGAGAGCCTCGGCCATCTCAAGGCCGATTGCCCCGCCGCCGATTACCACCGCCTTTCCTACCTGGCCTTTGGCGATTCGTTCTTTAATATCGATTGCTTTATGCAGATCACTGATGGTGAAAACACCATCGAGATCTTTACCGGGGATTGGGAGTACAAACGGCTGGCTACCTGTGGCAAGCATCAGCTGGTCATACTCGAGTGTGCCCTTTTCACCGGTCTCTACCTTTTCGATTGAGACGGTTTTATTCTCCCGATCAATAGCCACGGCTCTGGTGGAGGTAAGGGTCTTGACCCCCTTGGCGCAGGCAAAGAACTTCTCATCACGAACCATGTGAAAGCTGGTGGAGCGGAGTTCTTTCTCATCCGCCACATCACCGGAAACATAATACGGAATACCGCAACCGCCGTAGGAGATTACGCTATCCTGATCCACCATGGTCACATCTGCGTCAGGCATCAGCCTTTTCAATCGAACGGCAGCTTTGGGTCCGGCCGCAACTCCACCAATAATCACTATTCTTTTACTCACTTCCGCCTCCGGTAGGTTTATATATTTAACTGGAAGTTATTATGAAGATAACACTATAGCGTCGTACGCTATTTTCAGACATATGAACACTATCAGCACAAAAAGACAAGCCGATTCAGGTTTAACCTGTGGCGATGATTGCTTCATGGAGACAGCCTGTAACCTTCTATCTTATCAGGCCAGCACCAGATATGTAAGGAAAGCGAACCCTCCGACAGCCTCTCAGGATCCCGATCTCTCAAGTAAATAATCAAGACGCAACCGGTGTCGCTGATCAAAGAGATTTTTACTGGTAGCCCAGATAGCCGCAATTACACCGAAACCTGTGCCTGCTGCGATCAGCATCATAATCAGAATCTGATACTTCACCGCCTCAACGGGT of the Desulfosediminicola ganghwensis genome contains:
- a CDS encoding chorismate-binding protein, which codes for MQTTSNTLLNKLLCHLAQVEQFAYFDTAKPGEDNTKSYIFVEPVTRLRCDISDCGEAFLQQVQQWLDKGYYVAGWFGYEFGTTLISKISGLKNIPRGGKTLVADLGVYTTPWYFDHQNGNHNFKLPECSPIDSLKSYEISEISPSISEGEYLEALDAVLRYIRAGDTYQVNYTLKLLFNLGGSPEALYKVLRRNQSVSYGAYIRWGAERVMSFSPELFFKKSGNRLTVRPMKGTLARGRDGLEDAQACAFLHSDQKNRSENVMIVDLLRNDLGRVLHEAGGGEVRVRSLFDVEPYESLLQMTSTIDGISEKESSITLNNLFKGLFPCGSITGAPKIRTMEIIHELEKEPRGVYTGAIGFLTPDGDAVFNVPIRTLVLSENGNGFRGEMGVGGGITHDSDPRDEWREALLKGRFLTNPAPEFQLIETLLWQSGEGYWLRTEHLERLTASARYYHFNFNMEELVEALDSHVADHSGVRRVRLLLAKDGAVTVSSVECEPPLKVALPVCPDDKTREIPLVKFASETVNSMQSAFLHKTTQRDIYDAGMRRAGQEGCLDLLFTNEKGEVTEGAITNIFIYKDGRYLTPPVTSGLLAGVMRRKLLEDNNIELVEKILTREDVYAAEAVFVCNSVRGVIQVRVGRDECIPS
- a CDS encoding ATP-binding protein: MKNTSGSVQQSVSTQVDEKNSNGSLAQPGLSMESVVNAVAVPCFLINDDGIFVCGNQLFYELVGDLPLNYHGLDPYNLFAPRSAGRVREIDKQLIASGGRVSHEIEISSARGVPVQVVMKKSLLTDGDGGVFGILVALLEFSELNAIKTALQVSESEKQAILEGFPGILCLFATDEKLIWANEKVRELSEDPIGKTCHELFCRRCQPCKSCAVPKSLLSGKTQTTIQQFELQTCSGEERVYELTGTPVRDNHGLIVSVVVIGRDVTEKMRLEKQLRHTQKMEAIGTLAGGIAHDFNNILTPIMGYSEIIRLKFMRNANADEVVLEYLDGILRAAKRAKSLVEQILTFSRASEQKESLLYIQPIVKEALKLMRVTIPSTIAIVEDIEEQCGIVSVDPVQIHQILMNLCTNSAHAMAGNHGTLSVKLERDRVDSSGKGWLKLTVADTGCGIPAETLDRIFEPYFTTKEKSRGTGMGLALVHGIISRMGGRIEVQSKVGMGTTFEIYLPVSSKRIGIDQVVNTVDLVKGQGNILLVDDEAQVVQVTGELLTSIGYTVTGCTSPFEALKLFSGTPEKFDLLLTDLTMPELTGVELCRAMKEVRSELPVVLFTGYSDQLSREDVQQAGIDKYCMKPVSLRELSKIIHHCLH
- a CDS encoding DUF493 domain-containing protein codes for the protein MKRPGLITENSQPEKPEIEYPCDWVYKVIGEDPTVLKEIIITACAPTQVLINHSHTSSKGKYHSLNASLMVEDEKQRLQIYDLLKNHPAVKVVL